The following DNA comes from Amycolatopsis albispora.
TGAGCAGCTGGCTCACCGGGTTGGACGCACCGAACACGCCGAACGCCAGCTGCAGCGCGATCAGCAGAATGAAGTAGTACACCAGCTTCGCGATGATGCCGATGGCGTCGACATTGGATTGTTTGAGCATCCCGGAAAGCCCGGTTTTCTCGATGAGTTTGGCGAATCCGAGCTTGCTCAGCACCAGGCTGAGCGCTTTCGAGACAGCTTTGGCGATCAGCCAGCCGATCAGCAGGATGATCAGGAAACCGATCAATTTCGGGACGAACGTGGCCACCAGGTTCCACGCCTGACCCAGCCCGTCTTTGAGCTGTTCACCCATAGTGTCCTCCTCGCTCGCACGCGAAACTCCGCTTTCGGCAAGCCTTGAGCACCGTTCGGCGGGCGGCAACTCGGCAGGCGCACGATCGGGTGAGAACGGTGGCGCGCGCGGAAATCTCGCGCCATAGTTGACCTACCGGTGGGGACCGGGGAGACGAGGCCGCTCGGCGCAGCGAAAATCGCAAGCGCCGAGCGGCCTCGAGTATTTTTCACCTTTTTCTTTCCAGCGCTCCGGCAGCGGCCACGCAGCGTCCTTCGGCAGCGGCCAGCGTGGTTCGACGCGGTGCCGGTCAGCGTGGTTCAGCGCGGGGCCGCGGCCAGCGCCAGTTCGGTCACCGCGCGCAGCACCAGCCCCGGCCCGCCCGGCTCGGCGAGGATCAGCTTCACCGCCGTCACCGCGCCGAGCACGAGCAGGACCAGCACCGCGTTCCCCACCATGTTGCCCACCACGGCCCACCGGATCGTCGCCATGTCCCCACCCCTGCGGTAGCTATTAAAGTGATATCACTATGCTAGGCTACGGCCGAGGGCACAAGCCCCCGAGGGGTCGCAGGAGGACAACGATGACCAGCGAAGTACTGGAGCAGGTGGAGATGCCCGCCCCGCAGACGCGGGAGCGCGAGGTGCGCGCGGTGAACGGCTACACGATGTTCGGCGTGTCCGCGGCCGGCGTGCTGGGCGGGCTGGCGCTGATCGGGTTCGGCCTGCCGCAGGCCATCGAGGGCAGCACCGGCGCCGGGGTGGCGATGCTGGTGCTCGGCGGGATCCTGCTGCTGGGCGGCGGGGTGCTCGCGCTCGGCCTGACCCCGGTCGCCCCCGGTGAGGCGCGGGTGATCCAGTTCCTCGGCCGCTACACCGGCACCCTGCGCACCGACGGGCTCCAGTGGGTCAACCCGTTCACCGAGCGGCACCGCGTGTCCACCCGGATTCGCAACCACGAGACCGCGGTGGCCAAGGTCAACGACGCCGACGGCAACCCGATCGAGATCGCCGCCGTGGTGGTGTGGCAGGTCGCCGACACCGCGCAGGCCATGTTCGAGGTGGACGACTTCGTCGAGTTCGTCGCGATCCAGACCGAGACCGCGATCCGGCACATCGCCAACAACTACCCGTACGACACCCACGGCGAGGCCACGCTTTCCCTGCGGGACAACGCCGAGGAGATCACCGAGAAGCTTTCCGCGGAGATCGGCGCCCGGGTGGCATCGGCCGGGGTGAACGTGATCGAATCGCGGATCACGCACCTGGCCTACGCGCCGGAGATCGCGCAGGCCATGCTGCGGCGGCAGCAGGCGGGCGCGGTGGTGGCGGCCAGGCAGCGCATCGTGGAGGGCGCGGTCGGCATGGTCGAGATGGCGCTCGACCGGCTCGCCGCGCACGACGTGGTGGAACTGGACGAGGAACGCAAGGCGGCGATGGTGAGCAATCTGCTGGTGGTGCTGGTCGGCGACCGCGACACCCAGCCGGTGGTCAACGCCGGGACCCTCTACCAGTAGGGCCGTGGTGACCGAGCGCAAGAAGGTCCTGCTCCGGCTCGACCCCGCCGTGCACGACGCCATCGCGCGCTGGGCGGGGGACGAGCTGCGCAGCACCAACGCGCAGATCGAGTTCCTGCTCCGGAAGGCGCTGGCCGACGCCGGGCGGCTGCCGGGGAACGCGGGCCGGATGCGCCCGCGGGGCCGCCCGCGCAAGGCCGAGGCGACCGAGGCCCCGGTCTCCGACGAGGCCCCGGTGTCCAATTCGGACGATGCGGAAACCTCCTGAACTACGATCAGGGCACCATGACCGCACCCACCCCCCGCCGCCAGGTCGAGAAGCGCCACGGCCTGTCCGCGAAGACGCTGCGCCGGCTCGAGCGCGCGTCCGGCAGGCTCGCCGCGGCCAGCGTGGCCGCGATGGAGGAACGGCTGCCCTGGTTCGGCCGGATGTCGGCCGACCAGCGGGCCAGCGTGCTGCTGATCACCCAGTCCGGGGTGGCCGGTTTTGTCGGCTGGCTGCGGGATTCGCAGGAGGCGCTGAAGTTCACCACCGACGCCTTCCGCGGCGCACCCGCCGAGCTGTCGCGCTGGCTGAGCCTGCGGCAGGCGGTCGGGCTGGTGCGGCTGGCGATCGAGGTGTTCGAGGAGCAGCTGCCCGAGTTCGCCGCCGACGACAGCGAGCGCGCGGCGCTGACCGAGGCGATCCTCCGCTACGGCAGGGAGATCGCCTTCGCCGCGGCCAACTCCTACGCCGCCGCGGCTGAGGCACGCGGTGCGTGGGACGCGCGGCTGGAAGCACTGGTGGTCGACGGCATCGTGCGTGGTGACGCCGAGGAGTCGGTGCTCTCACGTGCTTCGGCGCTCGGCTGGGACCAGGCCGCCGAGGCCACCGTGCTGGTCGGCACCCCGGCCTCGGACGACCCGCCCGCGGTGGTGTTCGACGTGCGCAGCCGCGCGGCCAGGATCGGCCGCCCGGTGCTGCTCAGCGTGCAGGGCTCCCGGCTGGTCGTGGTGGTGGCCGGGCCGACCGAGGGCGGCCCGAAGGACCGCGAGGTGCTGACCAAACTGGCCACCGCCTTCGCCGACGGCCCGGTGGTCGCCGGGCCGACCGTGCCGAGGCTGGCCGAGGCGCACACCAGCGCCGCCGAAGCGCTGTCCGGCCTGCGCGCGGTGGTCGGCTGGCCCGGCGCGCCCCGCCCGGCCAGGTCGTGGGAGCTGCTGCCGGAACGCGCGCTGGCCGGCGATCCCGAGGCGGAACGGCTGCTGATCGAGGAAATCGCGCGGCCGCTGGAGGAAGCGGGCACCTCCCTGCTCCAGACGGTGGAAACCTATCTGGAAAGCGGTGGTGTGCTGGAGATCTGCGCGCGGACGCTGTTCGTGCACCCCAACACCGTGCGGTACCGGCTGCGCCGGGCCGCCGAGCTGACCGGCCGCCACGCCGCCGATCCGCGGGACGCGCTGGTCCTGCGGATCGCGCTGACCGTCGGCAGGCTGGCCAGGGCCCGCGGGATCTGGTGAACCCCCGCGCGCCAGTGACCCAGCTCACCAAAATTCTGCGCAAACCCGACAAGACATTTGGGTACCAGAGGTTCATGACCCCGTCACACTTGTAGGGTGTCTACAAATCCGGCGAGACGACTTGGTGAGCGGCGGCATGATAGGGAACGGGGCCTAGCGTGTTCCCTAGAGAGGTGATGACCGCCCTCCTCGCCCCCGGACAGGGCTCCCAGGCCCCCGGCATGTGCACGCCATGGCTCGAGTTCGACGGAGCGCGCGAGCGCCTCGTGTCCTGGTCCGACCGCACCGGGCTGGACCTGGTCCGGCTCGGCACCGAGGCGGACGCGGACGAGATCCAGGACACCGCCATCGCCCAGCCGCTGATCGTGGCGCTGTCGCTGCTGGCCTTCGAGCAGCTCGAGGCACAGGGCCTGGTGCCGGCCGACGCCCCGGTGGCCGGGCACTCGGTCGGCGAGCTGGCCGCCGCCGCCATCGCCGGGGTCTTCACCGCGAGCGACGCGGTCGCGCTGGCCGCCGTGCGCGGCGCGGAGATGGCGAAGGCCTGCGAGGCCGAACCCACCAGCATGGCCGCGGTCATGCTGGGCGAGCCCGAGGCCGTGGTGGCCTGGCTCACCGAGCACGGACTGACCCCAGCCAACCGGAACGGCGCCGGCCAGATCGTGGCCTCCGGCGCCGCGGACGCGATCCAGAAGATCGTCGCCGAGCCGCTGGCGGGCACGAAGGTGCGCGCGCTCAAGGTCGCGGGCGCCTTCCACACCAAGTACATGGCCTCGGCCGAGGCCGCGGTGCGCGAGCACGCCGGTGAGATCACCACCGCCGACCCGGTCCGCCCGCTGCTGTCCAACGCGGACGGCGCGGTGGTGACCAGCGGCGCCGAGTACCTGGAGCGCCTGGTCACCCAGGTCACCAGCCCGGTGCGCTGGGACCTGACGATGGACGGCCTGGTCTCGCTCGGCGTCACCCGGACCGTGGAGCTCCCGCCGGCCGGCACCCTGACCGGCCTGGTCAAGCGCCAGCTCAAGGGCACCGTGACCAGCCCCATCGCGCTCAAGACGCCCGCCGACGTGGCGAAGTTGAGCGAGCAGGAGGACACCGAATGAGCCAGCGCCCCGCGCTGCGTCAATCGCAAGGCCCCAGCGCCACCCGCATTCTCGGCGTGGGCAGCTTCCAGCCGGAGAAGGTCGTCACCAACGACGACCTGTCCCAGCTGATGGACACCAGTGACCAGTGGATCCGCGACCGCGTCGGCATCATCGAGCGCCGGTTCGCCGAGAAGGACGAGCTGCTGGTGGACATGGCGGTCGCCGCCGGTTCCCGCGCGGTGGCCGACTCCGGGCTGAACCCGTCCGATGTGGACACGCTGATCCTGCCGAACTGCACCATGCCGACGCTGATCCCGAACGCGGCCGCCCAGGTGGCCGAGCGGATCGGGGCCTCGGCGGCCGGTGCCTTCGACCTGAACGCGGCCTGCGCCGGGTTCTGCTACGGCCTGGGCGTGGCCTCCGACCTGGTCCGCGCGGGTTCGTCGAAGTACGCGCTGGTGATCGGCGCGGAGAAGCTGACCGACTCGGTCGACCCGACCGACCGCGCGAACGCGATCATCTTCGCCGACGGCGCGGGCGCCGCGGTGGTCGGCCCGGCCGACGAGCCCGGCATCGGGCCGGTGGCCTGGGGCAGCGCCGGTGACCTGGTGCACACCATCTACATGCGCGACGACAAGTACATCTACCAGGAGGGCCAGTCGGTCTTCCGCTGGGCGACCACCCAGATCGCGCCGATCGCCCTGCGCGCGCTGGAACTGGCCGGGCTCGAACCGTCCGATGTGGACGTGCTGATCCCGCACCAGGCCAACCTGCGCATCGTCGAGGCGATCGCGAAGAAGCTGCGGGCCAAGGGCGCCCGCGAGGACATGGTGGTCGCCGACGACATCCGCTACAGCGGCAACACCTCGTCCGCCTCGATCCCGCTCGCGCTGGACCACATGCGCACCGCGGGCACGGTGAAAAGCGGTGACGTGGTACTCATGGTCGGGTTCGGGGCCGGGCTTTCGTACGCCGGCCAGGTTGTCATCTGCCCGTAACCCCCAGCATTCCGGTCGTCACCCGGCCGGAAAGAAACCTCAGGTAAACAGGAAAGGGACAAGCAGTGGCTGACAAAGAAGAGATCCTGTCCGGGCTCGCCGAGATCGTCGAAGAGGTGGCCGGTGTGGCCCAGGACGACGTGAGCGCCGAGAAGTCCTTTGTGGACGACCTGGACATCGACTCGCTGTCCATGGTGGAGATCGCCGTGCAGGCCGAGGACAAGTTCGGCGTCAAGATCCCGGACGACGAGCTGGCGAACCTCAAGACCGTCGGCGACGCCGTGAACTACGTCGCCTCGAACTCGAAGTAACACCTGCCGGTGCCGACCTCGGGGAGTAACCGATGAGCAACAACGACGTCGTGATCACCGGGCTGGGCGCGACCACGCCCCTCGGCGGGGACGTCGCGTCCACCTGGGACGGTCTGCTGACCGGCCGCAGTGGGGTGTCCACCCTGCACGCCGAATGGGTCGAGAAGTTCGACCTGCCGGTGAAGATCGCCGCCCGGCTCGCGGTCGATCCCACCGAGGTGCTGCCCAGGGTGCAGGCCCGCCGGCTGGACCGCAGCGAGCAGGTCGCGGTCATCGCGGCCCGCCAGGCTTGGGCGGATGCCGGGCACAACGAGGACACCGTCGAACCCGAACGGCTCGCCGTCGTGGTCGGCACCGGCATCGGTGGCGCGAACACGCTGCTCGACCAGGACGACCTGCTGGAGACCACCGGCCTGCGCAAGGTGTCGCCGCTGACCGTGCCGATGCTGATGCCGAACGGGCCGGCGGCCCACGTCGGGCTGGAGCTGAAGGCACGGGCCGGGGTGCACGCTCCGGTGTCGGCCTGCGCCTCGGGAGCCGAAGGGCTCGCCTGGGGCTGGCGCATGCTGAAGACCGGCGAGGCCGACGTGGTGGTGGCCGGTGGCGCCGAGGCGTGCATCGCGGCGATCACCATGGCCGGGTTCGCCCAGGCCCGCACGATGAGCACCCGCAACGACGACCCGGAACGCGCTTCGCGGCCGTGGGACGTCAACCGCGACGGGTTCGTGCTCGGCGAGGGCGCCGGGATCATGGTGCTGGAGCGCGAGGAGTTCGCGAAGGCACGCGGGGCCAAGATCTACGGCAGGCTGTCGGGGATCGGCACCAGCGCCGACTCGTACCACATCACCGGGCCCGACCCGGAGGGCACGGGCCAAGCACGGGCGATCACCGCGGCACTGCGGTCGGCCGGGCTGGACCCGAAGGACGTCGACCACGTCAACGCGCACGCGACCTCGACCCCGGCCGGTGACGTCGGGGAGACCGTGGCGGTGCGCAAGGCGATCGGTGAGCACCCGGTGCTGACCGCGCCGAAGGGCGCGCTGGGGCACCTGCTGGGTGCCGCGGGCGCGGTCGAGGCGATCGCCACCGTGCTGTCCATCCGGGACGGGGTCATCCCGCCCACGCTGAACCTGGAGAACCAGGACCCCGGTGTGGTGCAGGAGATCGCTTCGGGTGAGCCGCGCAAGATGGACATCCGGGCCGCGGTCAGCGACTCGTTCGGCTTCGGCGGCCACAACGTGGCGCTGGCCTTCACCCCCGCCTGACCAGCTCGTTTCCGAACGGGGTCGTCGCCGGTCGCCACCGGCGGCGGCCCCGTTTTCGCGTGCGCGGGCCCATGTCACGAATGTGGCTTTCGGGACGTTCAACGTCTCGAAAGCCACATTCGTGACATCGGCGGGTGTCCAGCTGGCTGGGTGCTGGCCTCAGTTGCAGCGTTCGTGCATGGGGGTGGTGCCGGTGGGCACGGTGTCCAGCTTCCAGACGCCGCTCTCCAGCACCATGGGCAGCGCCAGGTGCCACCGGATGCACGGTTCCTGCAGGTCCACCGGGCCGTCCTTGGGGTCCTGCGTGCTGGTGAAGCCGAGCAGCGCCTGCGCCCGGCCGTCCCCGGCCGCCTCGATGCGGTAGACCAGGATGCTGCCGTCGCGTGTGGTGTTGTAGTCGGCTTCCCACTCCACCTTGGACTTCGCCTGCGCGCGTTCCTTGGTCACCGTGGTCTTCCACAGCTCGTAGTTGCGCGCGTTGATCGCGTCGAAGTAGTTCTGCAGCAGGGCGCGCACGCCTTCCGCGTGCGGGTGCGCGGCCGCGTCCGGGGTCATCTCCACCGTGGGCGGGCCCGGCTGCTGCTCCGGCGCCAGCGAGGTCGAGGTGGGCACGGCGATCACCCCCGAGTCCGCGGCGGTGACCTCCGGCTTGCGGTAGATCTCCCTGGCGAGCAGGCCACCGCCGACGGTCAGCGAGACCACCACGATCAGCGCGGGCAGCAGCCAGCGTCCACGGGCGGGAGCGAGGGGCGATGCTGGCACCCCGAAAGGGTATTAACCCGCTACCCCACCTGGTGCAGCCAGGTCACCGGAGCGCCGTCACCGGCGTGCCGGAAGGGCTCGAGCGCCTCGTCCCAAGCCGCGCCGAGCAGCTCGTCGAGCTTGTGCGCCAGCTGCTCACCGGCGCGGCTGCGCGCGACCAGCGAGCGCAGCTGGTCCTCACCGACCACGATGTCGCCGTTGGCGCTGGTCCGGCCGTGCCACAGGCCGATGCCCGGCGCGTAGCAGAACCGCTCGCCGTCGACCCCGGGGCTGGGCTCTTCGACCACCTCGAAGCGCAGCATCGGCCACGCCTTGAGCGCGGACGCCAGCCTCGCGGCCGTGCCCGCCGGTGCGCGCCAAGAGACCTCGGTGCGCAACTGTCCCGCGGCGGCCGGCTGGGCCGTCCACCGCAGGTCTGCTCGGCCACCCAGGGTGCCCGAGATCGCCCACTCGACGTGCGGGCACACCGCAGACGGCGACGAGTGGACGTACACCACGCCACGGGTGTTTCCACGGGTGCTCACTGGTGACCTCCGCTGCTCGACGAGATGCGTCTTCCCCTACGACCTCTCGAACCACGGCGGCCCACTCGTGACGCGCTGCGCACATTGTGCACCTCATCCATGCCTTTTGGCCACATGAACCACAGAAGTCGCAGCGAGATCACCGCACAGGGGTGCCCCGGGCACCGCCGGAGACCCGCTACCGTGTGCTGCGGCAGCAGCACGGCAGACACTGGGGAGGGACCGGCATGCGGCTCGTCCGGCTGGCACAGCAGCCCTCCCGGGTGGCCGACGACATCCGGGCCGCGCTGGCCTCGCTCGGCCGCGGCAACACCGTGGTCGGCGGGGTGGCGCTGATCGGGGTTTCGCCGCCCGGTTTCGCCCAGCCGGTGGACGCCGTGGTCCTGCTCCCGCGTGGTGTGCTCATCGTAGTGGGTGTCGACCTGCCGGACCCGGCGATGCGCCTGGACGCGCCGCTGACCGGCCAGTGGAAGGCCGACGGCTGGCCGCTGGTCGGCACGGACGAGGCGGTCAACCCGGCCACCGACGCGCTGGCCACCTCGGAGAAGATCGCGCGTCACCTGCGCGAGACCGAGCCGTCGACCACCGCGATCGGCACGATCGTGGCGGTCGGCCCGTACGTCGAGCAGGTCGACCAGCCGCCGGCGGACCTGGCTGGCTCGGTCCGGGTGCTCCACCCGACGCCGACCGCGATGCTGGCCGCGGCGGTGTCGCTGGCTTCGGCCACGCAGCCGAGCACGGTCGCGCAGGCGCGGGCGATGCTGGCCGCGCTGGCCGAGAACGCGCCCAAGCTGAGCGACGACGTGCTCACCGCCGAGGGCTTCGCGCCGACGGGCCTGGCCGAGCCGGAGCGGACGGAGCCGGTGGAGAACCCGCTGAGCGCGATCCCGCCGACGGTGCCCGCCGATCACCCGCCGTCGAAGGCCAAGGTGGTGCGCACGGCGCCGCGAACGCCGCCGGTGGCCGTGGCGCACGTGCGCCCGCCGGGACAGGCCGGGCAGCCAGCCGTTCAGGCCGGGCAGGCACCGCAGAAGGCGGCTGCCCAGGCAGCCCAGACACCGCAGAAGGCACCGGGGCAGGCTCAGCAGCTCGCGGCCAGCCAGCCTCCGCAGGCCGGGCAGGCAACACAGGGGGCGGCTGCGCAGGCACCGCAGCTCGCGACCGGCCAGGCGCAGCAGGCCGTGCAGCCGCAGCAGGCCGGGGCCGGGCAGGCACCGCAGACCGCGGCCGGGCAAGCTGTGGCTGGGCAGGCACCGCTGGCTGGAGCTGGGCAGGCGCAGCAGATCGGGGCGGCGCAGCTCCCGCAAGGAGTGACCGGGCAGCCGCAGGCTCAGCTGGCCGGGCAGCGCTCACCGGCGGGTGTCCAAGCAGGACAGCCCGGCCAAGGCGGGCAGCAGCGGGCGGCCGTTCAAGCGCCGCGGCAGCCGGGGGCGTCACCGCAGCCGAAGCAGGTACGCAAACCGCTCAAGCTGCCGAAGCTGGTCAAGGACGGCAAGCCGGTGCGGTGGCTGCCGTACGCCGCCGTCGGCCTGTTGCTGGTGTTGCTCGTCGCGGCGATCTCGGTGGCGGCGAGCCAGGACGGCGGCGAGACCGCCGCCCCGCAGCAGGGCCCGACGCAGACCACCACCGCCGCGCCGACCGGGCAGAACGTCGACGGCATGGGCTTCAACCAGCTGGCCGCCGAGTCCGGCACCCAGTGCACGCCCCACGCCTTCGGCGACACCAAGACGGTGCTGGAGACCACCCCGTGCTCACGCCTGCGCCGCGCCAGTTTCGAGGTGGCGGTGGACGGGCGCCGCGCGGCGGTCACGCTGGCCGCGCTCGACTTCCCCAGCCAGGAGCAGGCCGAGACGTTCAAGCAGTTCGTCGACTTCCCCGGCAACGGCGGCATCACCGACCTCGCCGTGGAGACCGGCAAGTGGCCGGGGCAGCCGCCGACCTTCAGCGGGGCGGCCTACGCCAGCACCGGCGCGCAGACGTCGGTGCTGGTCGCGCAGGCGTGCTGGCTGGACGGGCCGTCCACTTCGGACGATCCCGGCCTCGGCAAGGCGGCCAAGGCCGGGCTGACCATGCCGCTGCCCGGCTGAGCCCGCCTATAGGCCGTACTCCTCCAGCAGCCGCAGCCACACCTCGCTGATCGTCGGATACGCCGGGACGGCGTGCCACAGCCGCCGCAACGGCACCTCCCCCACGATCGCGATGGTCGCCGCGTGCAGCAGTTCGGCGACGTCCGGCCCGGTGAAGGTGACGCCGACGATCACCTCGCGCTCGGTGTCGACGACCATCCGCACCTTGCCCTCGTAGCCGTCCGCGTGCAGCGACGAACCGGCCACCGCGATGTCCATGTCGACCACGCGGTGCGGCTTGCCGTCTTCAGCGGCGGTGAGGCCGACCGACCCCACCTCCGGATCGGTGAAGACCACCTGCGGCACCGCGGTGTGGTCGGCGGTGCTGGCGTAGGCGCTCCACGGCTCCGGCGCGACCCGCTCCCCCTTCGCCCTGGCGGCGATCACGTCGCCGACCGCCCTGGCCTGGTACTTGCCCTGGTGGGTCAGCGGCGCGCGGCCGGTCACGTCGCCGGCGGCGTACAGCCAGCCACCGTCCACACCGGACACCAGCCCGGAGTCGTCGACGGCCAGCGCGGCACCGTCGGTGAGCCCGGCCACGGCGAGCCCGAGGCCGTCGGTGGCGGGCCTGCGGCCGGTGGCGACCAGGAACTCGTCGGCGAGCACCTCACCACCGCCGGTCAGCTCGATCCGGATCTCACCATCCTTTTCGGACACCCGCTCGGCGCCGGAGTTGGCGTGCACGCGGACACCGTCCGCGCGGAGCCCGGCGGCCACCAGGTCACCGGCGAACTCCGGGTACCGCGGCAGCGGGCGCTCGCCGGTGATGATCAGGTCGACCTGCGAGCCGAGCTTCGCGAAGGCCTGCGCCATTTCCACGCCGACCACGCCGCCGCCGAGCACCGCCAGCCTGCCCGGCACCGAACTCGCCGAGGTCGCCTCGCGCGAGCCCCAGGTGCGGACGCCGTCCAGGCCGGGAATGTCCGGGGTTCGTGGCACGCTGCCGGTGCACACCACCACCGCGTGCCGCGCGCGCAGCACCTGGTCGCCGACGGTGACCTCGCGTTCGCCGCTGATCCGCCCGGCGCCGCGCACCGGCACGATGCCCGCGCCTTCGGCCCAGCTGGCCTGCCCGGCATCGTCCCAATGGGACGTGAAGGCGTCGCGGCGGGCGAACACCGCGGCCGGATCGACCCGGTCGCCGACCGGCACGCCCGGCAGCCTGGCCGCCGCGGCGAGCGCGATTCCGGGCCGCAGCAACGCCTTGCTCGGCATGCAGGCCCAGTAGGAGCACTCCCCGCCGAACCGCTCGGACTCCACCAGCGCGGCGGTCAGCCCGCCGCGGACCGCGCGGGCCGCGACGTTCTCACCGACCGGGCCGCCACCGATAACGACGACGTCATAACCGTTGTCTGCCATGGGTGCAGCGCACACCAGGTGGGGCCGTGGCGCAAGTAGGACACTCCACCGTGGCGGGTATCCTCGCTGGCGAGTTCGACAACGAGCACTGGGAGCACTTCGTGGCCAGGAACACCGCGGTCCAACTGCTGGACGACATCACGGGCGAGCCCGCCGAGGAAACGGTGCGGTTCGAGCTGGACGGGGTGACCTACGACATCGACCTGTCCGGGGAGAACGCCGACCGGCTCAGGGAAATCCTCGAGCCGTTCGTGACCAGCGGGCGCCGCACCGGCGGCCGGAAGAAGGTCGTGCGGCGCCGCTCCGGCAAGGCGGCTGGCAAGGCTGGCGCGAAAGCCGCCGCGGTCGCGAAGAAGGCCCCGGCGGAGAAGCCCGCGGCGAAGAAGGCGGCCGTGAAGGCCGAGCCGAAGAAGGCGACCACGAAGAAGGCTCCGGCGAAGAGCGCTGCCACGAAGGCAACCAAGGCGAAGGCTCCGGCGGCGAAGAAGCCTGCTGCCGCCAGGAAGCCCGCGGCCAAGAAGGCGACGCCCGCCGCCAAGACGACGCCCGCCGCCAAGACGACGCCCGCGGCCAAGACGACGTCCGCGAAGGCAACGTCCACCAAGACGGCGGCTGCCAAGGCTCCGGCGAAGAAGGCTCCTCGCAAGGCCCCGGCGGTCACCTTCTCGGCCGCCGAGTGAGCAGTGCTATGAATGTGGCTTTCATCGCACGAACCCCGCAATGAAAGCCACATTCATAGCGTTTTCAGCTCCTCCACGATCTCTCCGACCGAGGTCTTCGCGTCCCCGAAGAGCATGCTGGTTTTGGTGTCGTAGAACAGGTCGTTGTCCACACCCGCGAAACCCGAGCTCATCGAGCGCTTGAGCACGATCACCGAACGGCTCGTGTTCACCTTCAGGATCGGCATGCCGTAGATCGGCGAGCTCGGGTCGGTTTCGGCGGCCGGGTTGACCACGTCGTTCGCGCCGATCACCAGTGCCACGTCGGTCTGCGGGAAGTCCGAGTTGATCTCGTCCATCTCCTTCAGCCGCTCGTACGGCACGTCCGCCTCGGCGAGCAGCACGTTCATGTGCCCCGGCATCCGGCCCGCCACCGGGTGGATCGCGTAGGAGACCTGGATCCCCTTGTCCTCCAACAGGTCCGCCATCTCGCGCACGGCGTGCTGCGCCTGCGCCACGGCCATCCCGTACCCCGGCACCACCACCACGCGCCCCGCGTAGGCCATCTGGATCGCGGTGTCCGCGGCACTGGTCGCGCGCACCGGCCGCTCCGGTCCCGACCGGCCCGAACTGGCCTGCGCCCCGCCGAAACCACCGGCCACGATCGCCGGGATCGACCGGTTCATCGCCTTCGCCATCAGGTTCGTCAGGATCGAACCCGACGCGCCGACGATCATGCCGGCCACGATCAGCGCGGTGTTGTCCAGCGCCAGCCCCATCGCCGCGGCCGACAGCCCGGTCAGCGCGTTCAGCAGCGAGATCACCACCGGCATGTCCGCGCCGCCGATCGGCAGCACCACCATCACGCCGAGCAGCGCGGCCGCCACCAGCAGCCCGGCGATCAGCCAGCCGGACGCGGCACCCGCCGCGATCGCCACCCCGCAGCCGACCGCGGCCAGCAACAACAGCAGGTTCAGCGGCTGCTGCAGCTTCCCCACCGAGACCGGCCGCCCGGTGATCAGCTCCTGCAGCTTGCCGAAGGCGATGTTGGAGCCCCAGAAGGAAACCGAGCCGACCAGCGCGGAGAACAGCGACGCGATCGCCACGTACGCCGGTTCGTGCGCGTAACCGTCGGTGCTGTTGAACTCGACCCACGCGATCAACGCCACCGCACCACCGCCGACGCCGTTGAACAGCGCCACCATCTGCGGCATCGCGGTCATCTTGACCTTGCGCGCGGCGGGCACGCCGACCAGCACGCCCAGCACCACCCCGAGCACGATCAGGCCCCAGTTGCCCATGCCGGGCGTGAGCAGCGTCGCGACCACCGCGAGCACCATGCCCGCGGCGGCGATCCAGTTGCCGCGCACCGCGGTCCGCGGCCCGGTCAGGCCCATCAGGCCGTAGACGAACAGCGAGAACGCGACGATGTAGAGAACCGCGATGAACCCGGTCACGCGTCCTCCTTCTCCGGCGCGGACGCGCGCTTGCCCTTGAACA
Coding sequences within:
- a CDS encoding PucR family transcriptional regulator; the encoded protein is MTAPTPRRQVEKRHGLSAKTLRRLERASGRLAAASVAAMEERLPWFGRMSADQRASVLLITQSGVAGFVGWLRDSQEALKFTTDAFRGAPAELSRWLSLRQAVGLVRLAIEVFEEQLPEFAADDSERAALTEAILRYGREIAFAAANSYAAAAEARGAWDARLEALVVDGIVRGDAEESVLSRASALGWDQAAEATVLVGTPASDDPPAVVFDVRSRAARIGRPVLLSVQGSRLVVVVAGPTEGGPKDREVLTKLATAFADGPVVAGPTVPRLAEAHTSAAEALSGLRAVVGWPGAPRPARSWELLPERALAGDPEAERLLIEEIARPLEEAGTSLLQTVETYLESGGVLEICARTLFVHPNTVRYRLRRAAELTGRHAADPRDALVLRIALTVGRLARARGIW
- a CDS encoding ACP S-malonyltransferase; translated protein: MTALLAPGQGSQAPGMCTPWLEFDGARERLVSWSDRTGLDLVRLGTEADADEIQDTAIAQPLIVALSLLAFEQLEAQGLVPADAPVAGHSVGELAAAAIAGVFTASDAVALAAVRGAEMAKACEAEPTSMAAVMLGEPEAVVAWLTEHGLTPANRNGAGQIVASGAADAIQKIVAEPLAGTKVRALKVAGAFHTKYMASAEAAVREHAGEITTADPVRPLLSNADGAVVTSGAEYLERLVTQVTSPVRWDLTMDGLVSLGVTRTVELPPAGTLTGLVKRQLKGTVTSPIALKTPADVAKLSEQEDTE
- a CDS encoding beta-ketoacyl-[acyl-carrier-protein] synthase family protein, whose amino-acid sequence is MSNNDVVITGLGATTPLGGDVASTWDGLLTGRSGVSTLHAEWVEKFDLPVKIAARLAVDPTEVLPRVQARRLDRSEQVAVIAARQAWADAGHNEDTVEPERLAVVVGTGIGGANTLLDQDDLLETTGLRKVSPLTVPMLMPNGPAAHVGLELKARAGVHAPVSACASGAEGLAWGWRMLKTGEADVVVAGGAEACIAAITMAGFAQARTMSTRNDDPERASRPWDVNRDGFVLGEGAGIMVLEREEFAKARGAKIYGRLSGIGTSADSYHITGPDPEGTGQARAITAALRSAGLDPKDVDHVNAHATSTPAGDVGETVAVRKAIGEHPVLTAPKGALGHLLGAAGAVEAIATVLSIRDGVIPPTLNLENQDPGVVQEIASGEPRKMDIRAAVSDSFGFGGHNVALAFTPA
- a CDS encoding beta-ketoacyl-ACP synthase III — protein: MSQRPALRQSQGPSATRILGVGSFQPEKVVTNDDLSQLMDTSDQWIRDRVGIIERRFAEKDELLVDMAVAAGSRAVADSGLNPSDVDTLILPNCTMPTLIPNAAAQVAERIGASAAGAFDLNAACAGFCYGLGVASDLVRAGSSKYALVIGAEKLTDSVDPTDRANAIIFADGAGAAVVGPADEPGIGPVAWGSAGDLVHTIYMRDDKYIYQEGQSVFRWATTQIAPIALRALELAGLEPSDVDVLIPHQANLRIVEAIAKKLRAKGAREDMVVADDIRYSGNTSSASIPLALDHMRTAGTVKSGDVVLMVGFGAGLSYAGQVVICP
- a CDS encoding SPFH domain-containing protein, producing the protein MTSEVLEQVEMPAPQTREREVRAVNGYTMFGVSAAGVLGGLALIGFGLPQAIEGSTGAGVAMLVLGGILLLGGGVLALGLTPVAPGEARVIQFLGRYTGTLRTDGLQWVNPFTERHRVSTRIRNHETAVAKVNDADGNPIEIAAVVVWQVADTAQAMFEVDDFVEFVAIQTETAIRHIANNYPYDTHGEATLSLRDNAEEITEKLSAEIGARVASAGVNVIESRITHLAYAPEIAQAMLRRQQAGAVVAARQRIVEGAVGMVEMALDRLAAHDVVELDEERKAAMVSNLLVVLVGDRDTQPVVNAGTLYQ
- a CDS encoding acyl carrier protein yields the protein MADKEEILSGLAEIVEEVAGVAQDDVSAEKSFVDDLDIDSLSMVEIAVQAEDKFGVKIPDDELANLKTVGDAVNYVASNSK